In one window of Tubulanus polymorphus chromosome 3, tnTubPoly1.2, whole genome shotgun sequence DNA:
- the LOC141901288 gene encoding LOW QUALITY PROTEIN: potassium voltage-gated channel subfamily A member 1-like (The sequence of the model RefSeq protein was modified relative to this genomic sequence to represent the inferred CDS: substituted 1 base at 1 genomic stop codon) — MYALFLVIPSAWRQTHAPRQRVNHFHLNLTRPWYSLRISTIILVIPLGVRLRNSRTPTSPDSSKMMAVPAVMSGSRQAPGIIRIERQGTDDELTFFRHHPHHHHRHDRNNLPLRRFVRFGGSPGGRANQNSSQPEPSTSEKHDCKSLGCEVITINVSGQYFEGRVAVFDRHPETLLGDSDKRKEYYNKPRNEFFFDRHRPTFEAIFNYYQYGGRLRRPPSVPDDVFIAELEFFEIEKEVIEIYKKDEGYVEYTKEFPSNKFLKQLWMLFEYPETSKLALVTAIISVIFTVISIILFCVETLPVFATTHCVEGEAPNFADPFFIIETMCTAWFTLEVIVRFIACPSKIRFFKDFKNIVDVTAVVPYYVTLFNVLATYSCEKAKSSASLAFLRVIRLVRIFKLTKHSSGLQVLILTFKASIEGLCLFLVALMVCILVFSSAIYYCEAGNPDSQIESIPDGFWWAVITMCTVGYGDRVPVGPWGKLIGSICALAGVLTLAIPVPIITENFNKFYTHKTGRVNEXLIHLMMRLSTVAKARTSNKQVNKLHGGHVSISILLSIQTDKTGDDFVAYTTHLVESEHLA, encoded by the exons ATGTACGCACTTTTCCTTGTCATTCCCAGCGCCTGGCGCCAGACGCACGCACCACGCCAACGCGTCAACCACTTCCATTTGAACTTAACACGG CCATGGTACAGTCTACGCATTTcgacaattattttggtcATTCCTTTGGGTGTAAG GCTTCGCAATTCGCGGACACCGACTTCACCGGACTCCAGCAAAATGATGGCCGTACCTGCTGTGATGTCAGGCAGTCGCCAGGCGCCTGGCATCATTCGAATCGAGCGCCAAGGTACCGACGACGAACTGACCTTTTTCAGACACCATCCGCACCACCATCACCGCCACGATAGAAATAATTTACCGTTACGGCGGTTCGTCCGATTTGGTGGTTCACCCGGCGGTCGCGCTAACCAAAACTCATCTCAACCTGAGCCAAGTACTTCAGAAAAACATGACTGTAAGTCGCTGGGCTGTGAAGTGATAACTATAAACGTAAGCGGCCAGTATTTTGAAGGACGCGTTGCTGTGTTCGATCGCCATCCGGAGACCCTGCTCGGTGATTCAGACAAACGAAAGGAATATTACAATAAACCTCGCAATGAATTTTTCTTCGATAGGCACAGGCCCACGTTTGAGGCTATATTCAATTACTACCAATATGGCGGTCGTTTAAGGAGACCACCTAGTGTCCCAGACGATGTATTCATAGCTGAATTGGAATTCTTCGAAATCGAAAAGGAAGTAATCGAAATTTACAAGAAGGATGAGGGCTACGTGGAATATACGAAAGAGTTTCCGAGTAACAAGTTTTTGAAGCAATTATGGATGCTGTTCGAATACCCGGAAACGTCTAAATTAGCGTTAGTGACAGcgattatatcagtaatatttACTGTGATTTCTATTATATTGTTTTGCGTCGAGACGTTGCCGGTTTTTGCGACTACTCATTGCGTGGAAGGAGAAGCTCCGAATTTCGCCGATCCATTCTTCATAATCGAAACCATGTGCACGGCGTGGTTCACGTTGGAAGTGATAGTTCGTTTCATTGCTTGCCCGAGTAAAATACGATTCTTCAAAGACTTCAAAAACATCGTGGATGTGACGGCCGTCGTGCCGTACTACGTAACGCTGTTCAACGTTCTAGCCACTTATAGTTGCGAAAAAGCAAAATCGAGTGCTTCCCTAGCTTTCCTACGTGTGATACGGCTTGTAAGGATATTCAAATTGACAAAGCACTCGTCCGGATTACAGGTTCTCATTCTGACGTTCAAGGCAAGCATCGAAGGTCTTTGCCTCTTCCTGGTGGCGCTCATGGTCTGTATATTAGTATTTTCCAGTGCTATTTATTACTGTGAGGCTGGAAACCCCGACTCCCAAATCGAAAGTATTCCGGACGGATTCTGGTGGGCTGTGATCACAATGTGCACAGTCGGGTACGGCGACAGAGTCCCCGTGGGACCGTGGGGTAAACTGATCGGCTCAATATGCGCCCTAGCAGGTGTTCTCACACTGGCCATACCAGTGCCAATCATAACCGAAAATTTCAACAAGTTTTACACGCATAAAACTGGTCGAG TGAATGAGtgactcattcacctgatgatgcGACTATCCACCGTAGCGAAAGCCCGTACTTCGAATAAACAAGTTAACAAA CTGCACGGCGGCCATGTGTCGATCAGTATATTGCTCAGTATTCAGACAGATAAGACCGGAGACGATTTCGTGGCTTACACGACTCATTTAGTCGAATCAGAACATTTAGCCTGA
- the LOC141901213 gene encoding calcium-activated chloride channel regulator 1-like codes for MFKSFIVEKMDLKSALRLMCFLGMQHYILSANQNGIKLADNAYTGIVIAIHKDVPHNEKLLTNLKDYFIEASDRLMKATRRRAYFKEITILVPLTWPPSDQYETAHGETYENSMIRVEKSNPVFGDNPYVLQNAGCGMPGEYMHLTPSYLLDKENTYYRWGDPAKSIVHEWGHLRWGLFDEYAKDKNADKHFYSVGKQILPVRCNSEIQGKPLNIITQGRCKIDFDTLQVEKDCRFIPDTESTESKASIMFMQYLNSVTDFCDDGTLNDDGIIHNKDAPNSQNRFCSGKSAWEIMRQHEDFKNDANPPNTNLDGTKTNFRLVQATNQRTVLVLDVSGSMMDTSNEARLTRLRQAVRNYISNTAEVGSQLGIVEFSNDAMVKQELLTVSDSAARQAMLANIPNHDDVSGETCIGCGLYQAVNLLKKVDKTIQCDGHIVLVTDGKQNRYPSKVNNVSIGVPVESSNAEEEYFNKIQSQCRLVVDIIAISESSFEDKLQDMSDATGGRLFFYDQDTSTTTLFDAFDAIAMDRGSRSAAHLPITVDSLKVVVNDSMAIVGNFVIDATIGNGTVMTFSYDDKVTVKVTRPDGAVIDQTSANYRETFDNAVIRVDKPNPIFEGNPYTLQTGGCGEPGQYIHLTPEFFLDKTKTLHKYGPPSRTIVHEWGHVRWGLFDEYPVESQGDRYFYARGKRFLPVRCNDQIEGMFVVPETSARCKVDYKTMQVEDACRFYPVAGNTPKSSIMFMQFLDSVEDFCDNSDDPRTRHTSDAPNAQNRLCNGQSSWEVMRKHGDFRTARNYSISSIPGPVFNEVQVGDKRVVLVMDVSPSMKTASRFTVMVTAVTKYIMTTVEAGTLLGLVTFSSDGSILMNVTNVGNDTDRKHIVSKLPVTYIQVGLTSIGGGLRSALDALNAHNGKCDGQILLFSDGIENTKPSLDETMPAVLDCKVIVDTVAISKNADKQLEQLARRTGGMSFFQKDGDEVVDLMDSVDSTVTLRDSVGMEEPHVTVESLTMEITAKSQGNGEFFIDESIGHDTTVTIISNTTDAFSVTFNDPNGSSHTAKSSGSSLVHGISLAKAGTWEYIISNSGHRSISISLNVMSKPRKGIEPIKTYGFVNLGDREVIFSPTSRVGVFSRVTQGYAPVLGAKVIAIIGRPSSTNDTSLELKDDGAGSDVMKNDGTYSGTFIASKFDGDGRYSVKIKVDGVDSRVVVKGDGTGAAPIPQNIDRSLVSNNGTQTRPTGRFVRLSSAGVFKVTNYTSPPGGILDEIPPARVTDLKVTAVDILYQTATLVWTAVGDDIDQGSAKTYEIVIISPTAQKNISTEDIISGNYDKSVPSGQTVIIAVNTSTFDITQGSLSFGVQGIDEAGNKAEMSNIATAIFVIPEGADFDMMNGPPIKIIPPKPYEKIYIIVGVVLGAIVLVFFIVALATYIKRRGKVSTASYMVNYENSSRNVIVQSEIA; via the exons ATGTTCAAATCATTCATCGTTGAAAAGATGGATTTAAAATCAGCTCTGCGATTAATGTGTTTTCTAGGAATGCAGCACTACATCCTGTCAGCTAACCAAAATGGCATCAAACTTGCGGACAATGCTTACACCGGCATCGTTATAGCTATACATAAAGATGTACCACACAATGAGAAGCTACTCACGAACTTGAAG GATTATTTCATCGAAGCCTCGGACCGACTGATGAAAGCCACCAGAAGACGGGCgtatttcaaagaaattacCATTCTTGTTCCGTTGACCTGGCCGCCCAGCGACCAATACGAAACAGCTCACGGCGAAACGTACGAAAATTCGATGATAAGAGTGGAGAAAAGTAACCCTGTCTTCGGTGATAATCCGTATGTGTTGCAAAATGCTGGTTGTGGTATGCCTGGTGAATACATGCACCTCACTCCAAGCTACTTACTCGATAAAGAAAACACGTATTATCGATGGGGCGATCCAG CAAAATCTATCGTTCACGAATGGGGTCACCTTCGCTGGGGCTTGTTTGATGAATACGCCAAAGACAAGAACGCCGACAAACACTTCTATTCCGTGGGCAAACAAATATTGCCCGTAAG GTGCAATAGTGAAATTCAAGGTAAACCGCTTAATATCATAACACAAGGACGTTGTAAAATAGACTTCGATACGTTGCAAGTGGAGAAAGATTGTCGATTTATACCAGATACCGAGTCTACCGAGTCGAAGGCTTCTATTATGTTTATGCAGTATCTGAATTCG GTGACCGATTTTTGTGACGATGGGACGCTTAATGATGACGGTATCATACATAACAAGGATGCCCCTAACTCACAGAACCGATTCTGTTCCGGGAAAAGTGCGTGGGAGATAATGCGACAACACGAAGACTTCAAAAATG aTGCTAATCCGCCAAACACAAATTTAGACGgcacaaaaacaaattttcgCCTGGTGCAAGCAACAAATCAGCGCACGGTTCTTGTTCTCGACGTCTCTGGATCGATGATGGAT ACATCGAATGAGGCTAGATTGACTAGGTTACGACAGGCCGTTCGAAATTACATTTCGAACACTGCCGAGGTGGGCAGTCAGCTGGGAATCGTTGAGTTCAGCAACGACGCGATGGTAAAGCAAGAGCTGCTGACGGTTAGTGATTCCGCAGCCAGACAAGCGATGTTAGCTAACATTCCAAATCACGATGACGTTAGTGGTGAAACTTGCATCGGTTGCGGTTTGTATCAAGCAGTAAAC TTACTCAAGAAAGTTGACAAGACCATTCAATGCGATGGCCATATCGTATTGGTAACTGACGGGAAACAAAATCGTTATCCATCAAAGGTCAATAATGTATCCATTGGGGTACCCGTTGAAAGTTCCAATGCTGAGGAGGAATACTTCAACAAGATTCAATCGCAGTGTCGCCTAGTAGTTGACATTATTGCCATATCAGAATCGTCTTTTGAAGATAAGCTACAGGACATGTCGGACGCGACGGGTGGTCGCTTGTTCTTCTATGACCAGGACACATCGACGACAACACTCTTTGATGCATTTGATGCAATTGCCATGGATCGAGGAAGCCGCAGTGCAGCGCACCTTCCTATAACG GTCGACAGTTTAAAAGTTGTTGTCAATGACAGTATGGCAATCGTGGGTAATTTTGTGATAGACGCAACAATCGGAAATGGAACAGTCATGACTTTTTCCTATGACGATAAAGTAACAGTGAAAGTCACTCGACCAGATGGCGCTGTGATTGATCAAACCTCGGCCAATTATC GTGAGACGTTTGATAACGCTGTCATCAGAGTGGACAAACCTAATCCGATCTTCGAAGGCAATCCCTACACATTGCAGACAGGAGGATGTGGTGAACCTGGGCAGTATATACACTTAACGCCAGAGTTTTTCCTCGACAAGACAAAAACACTCCATAAATACGGACCTCCGA GTCGCACCATAGTTCATGAATGGGGACATGTTCGTTGGGGTCTGTTCGATGAATATCCGGTAGAAAGTCAAGGAGATCGTTACTTCTACGCTAGAGGTAAACGTTTCTTGCCAGTAAG GTGCAACGACCAGATCGAAGGGATGTTTGTTGTTCCGGAAACATCTGCCAGGTGCAAAGTCGACTATAAAACGATGCAAGTTGAAGATGCCTGTCGTTTCTACCCGGTCGCGGGAAATACCCCAAAGTCTAGCATTATGTTCATGCAGTTTTTAGATAGT GTCGAAGATTTCTGCGACAATTCCGATGACCCCAGGACCCGTCACACCTCAGACGCGCCAAATGCGCAGAATCGTTTGTGCAACGGTCAAAGTTCATGGGAGGTCATGCGCAAGCACGGTGATTTCAGAACAG cTCGGAATTACAGTATTTCAAGCATCCCTGGCCCAGTTTTTAATGAAGTTCAGGTTGGGGATAAACGAGTGGTATTGGTTATGGATGTTTCCCCAAGCATGAAGACA GCAAGTCGGTTTACTGTTATGGTAACAGCCGTCACAAAATACATCATGACAACTGTAGAAGCTGGGACGTTGCTTGGACTCGTGACATTCAGTTCTGACGGCAGTATACTGATGAATGTAACCAACGTTGGAAACGACACCGATCGCAAACACATTGTCAGTAAGCTGCCTGTAACATACATCCAAGTTGGATTGACGTCGATTGGTGGAGGACTGAGAAGTGCACTTGAT GCGTTGAACGCACACAATGGTAAGTGCGACGGGCAGATTTTGCTGTTTAGCGATGGTATTGAAAACACGAAGCCGTCCCTTGATGAAACTATGCCTGCAGTATTGGACTGTAAAGTTATAGTAGACACGGTAGCGATATCGAAGAATGCAGATAAGCAATTGGAACAACTAGCAAGGCGGACAGGTGGTATGTCATTTTTCCAAAAAGACGGAGATGAAGTCGTTGACCTAATGGATTCTGTGGATTCCACAGTGACACTTCGTGATAGTGTTGGGATGGAAGAACCCCACGTGACG GTAGAAAGTCTGACTATGGAGATAACAGCTAAAAGCCAAGGAAATGGAGAATTTTTCATCGATGAAAGTATAGGCCATGACACCACAGTAACGATCATTTCAAACACGACAGATGCATTTTCAGTTACTTTTAATGATCCCAATGGTAGTTCGCACACGGCCAAAAGTAGTGGTAGTAGTTTGGTTCACGGTATAAGTTTGGCGAAG GCGGGAACATGGGAATACATTATATCAAACAGCGGACACCGGTCGATTTCGATCAGTCTGAATGTAATGTCAAAGCCGCGAAAAGGAATTGAGCCGATAAAAACATATGGGTTTGTGAACTTGGGTGATCGCGAAGTTATCTTCAGTCCCACATCTCGGGTCGGTGTGTTTTCGCGGGTTACGCAAGGATATGCTCCGGTGCTGGGTGCTAAGGTCATCGCTATTATAGGTCGCCCATCCAGTACGAATGACACCAGCCTTGAGCTGAAAGATGACGGAGCGG GGTCCGATGTGATGAAAAACGATGGAACGTATTCAGGAACTTTCATTGCCAGTAAATTTGATGGAGATGGTCGTTATAGCGTCAAGATAAAAGTAGACGGTGTCGACAGTCGAGTTGTGGTCAAAGGAGATGGAACCGGTGCCGCTCCCATTCCGCAGAACATCGATAGAA GTTTAGTTTCTAACAATGGTACTCAAACCAGACCAACTGGGCGGTTCGTGCGACTTTCATCGGCCGGAGTATTCAAAGTAACCAACTACACTTCACCGCCGGGTGGAATACTGGACGAGATACCTCCAGCTCGTGTAACTGATCTGAAAGTAACAGCAGTAGATATACTTTATCAAACGGCAACGCTCGTTTGGACGGCCGTCGGAGATGACATTGACCAAGGCAGCG CAAAAACCtatgaaatagtaattatTTCACCGACAGCTCAAAAAAACATTAGCACAGAGGATATCATATCGGGAAATTATGATAAGTCGGTACCGTCGGGTCAGACAGTAATTATAGCTGTAAATACGTCTACGTTTGATATAACTCAAGGTAGTCTGTCTTTCGGCGTTCAGGGAATCGACGAGGCTGGAAACAAAGCAGAGATGTCTAACATCGCCACAGCTATATTCGTAATTCCGGAGGGTGCCGATTTTGACATGATGAACGGGCCACCGATAAAAATAATTCCACCCAAACCTTACGAAAAAATCTACATCATTGTAGGCGTTGTTCTCGGCGCTATTGTATTAGTGTTTTTTATTGTAGCACTAGCAACGTATATTAAGAGAAGGGGTAAGGTTAGCACTGCGAGTTATATGGTGAATTACGAAAATAGCAGTCGTAATGTGATAGTGCAAAGTGAAATTGCGTAG
- the LOC141901214 gene encoding homocysteine-responsive endoplasmic reticulum-resident ubiquitin-like domain member 1 protein, which translates to MDFSSMPVTLVVKAPNQRIADQRIECGLGWTIKKLKKHLSSVYPSKPAEGSQKLIYSGRLLSDHLMLKDVLWQYEEEITHTVHLVCTPTKEELASEMKRPKPSTTTVTSTTRTTTPVTSDATNVNTSTDGLRHRGSVPNLHPYSHLMQHHRGSVPNFIPHTQFQGVNQEQYEQYVRMHLTAMYPGYTPEQLSWLQHMYTQQMAQYMQYMHHVGGGMHTPPPTPVGVNAPGSSVPPQNAVPVQEAGGAAAAVNNNLPANNQQQAANQNMVMNAQGGMVAMDDDDGPQGDWLDWFYMICQIAVLFSMCYFYSTLSRALLAFGFFMAMYLYQVGWFQLRRRQNQQQQQQENNVQQAENADQEPPQTEENENDESAEEVTPNVEAVIVEPPPPNPFRIAFTFFFTFFTSLIPQPPAPLNLN; encoded by the exons ATGGACTTCAGTAGTATGCCAGTCACTCTGGTTGTAAAGGCTCCCAATCAAAGAATAGCTGATCAGCGTATTGAGTGCGGTTTGGGATGGACCATTAAAAAGCTGAAGAAGCATCTGTCATCTGTGTATCCCAGTAAGCCG GCTGAAGGCTCACAAAAACTAATCTATTCCGGAAGATTGCTATCTGATCATCTGATGTTAAAAGATGTTTTATGGCAG TACGAAGAAGAGATAACCCATACGGTGCATCTAGTTTGTACTCCAACTAAAGAAGAACTTGCATCAGAAATGAAGAGA CCAAAACCGAGCACCACAACGGTGACGTCAACGACAAGAACCACTACCCCTGTTACCAGTGACGCTACAAATGTAAATACAAGCACGGACGGGCTGCGACATCGTGGTTCAGTACCTAATCTTCATCCATATTCACATCTAATGCAACATCATCGCGGTTCAGTGCCTAACTTCATACCACACACTCAGTTTCAAGG GGTCAATCAGGAACAGTATGAACAGTATGTGCGGATGCATCTCACCGCAATGTATCCAGGATACACGCCCGAACAGTTATCATGGTTACAACACATGTACACGCAACAAATGGCTCAATATATGCAATA CATGCATCATGTAGGTGGAGGAATGCATACTCCTCCCCCAACCCCCGTCGGCGTGAATGCTCCTGGCTCCTCTGTTCCTCCTCAAAATGCTGTGCCCGTACAAGAGGCtggtggtgctgctgctgctgttaacaataatttacctGCCAATAACCAACAACAGGCGGCTAATCAAAACATGGTTATGAACGCCCAAG GTGGTATGGTGGCtatggatgatgatgatggccCACAAGGTGATTGGCTTGACTGGTTTTACATGATTTGTCAGATAGCAGTGTTATTCAGTATGTGCTATTTTTATTCTACGCTGTCGCGTGCTCTACTAGCATTTGGATTTTTCATGGCCATGTATTT ATATCAAGTCGGTTGGTTTCAATTACGACGAAGGCAGaatcaacaacagcaacaacaagaAAATAACGTTCAACAAGCCGAAAATGCTGACCAAGAACCGCCACAAACAGAG gaaaatgaaaatgatgaatctGCTGAAGAAGTTACTCCAAACGTAGAAGCTGTCATTGTCGAGCCACCGCCACCCAATCCATTTCGAATAGCATTTACTTTCTTCTTTACCTTTTTCACGTCGTTAATACCACAGCCTCCAGCGCCGTTAAACCTAAACTAG
- the LOC141901290 gene encoding testis-specific serine/threonine-protein kinase 4-like, producing the protein MSGNPTDESKVTNKKPSREEIVPNEAPQGEAEADLGSTSKGDTKAQADADKIETSNKVDKPLENKRGVSAKREKDKINEGVKKELEKPAKPLTVLETHGYTVGHTLGHGSYATVKSAFSSKHKAQVAIKVISKKKAPTDFLEKFLPREIEVVKILRNPNVVCFLQSIETTSRVYLIMELCTHGDLLDMIRKQGFIKEPQAAQWFHQLAGGIKYCHSKGVVHRDLKCENLLLDGRLNLKVTDFGFARSSMVSKPGGQKILSETYCGSYAYAPPEILKGSPYEAVLADIWSMGVILFTMVFGRLPFDDSDHRTLLKQVQSPVDYPANSQVPVDCRLLISKILTGRRQRARMVDIEKDPWFRRVAPQIPEKSKTPTPASESTPNTEK; encoded by the exons ATGTCCGGAAACCCGACTGATGAATCTAAGGTAACTAATAAAAAACCCAGTCGGGAAGAAATAGTCCCAAATGAAGCGCCGCAAGGGGAGGCAGAAGCCGACCTAGGCTCAACTTCTAAAGGTGATACGAAAGCGCAAGCCGATGCAGATAAAATTGAAACGAGCAATAAAGTTGACAAACCACTTGAAAATAAGCGCGGGGTAAGTGCGAAACGggaaaaagacaaaataaacgaAGGCGTAAAAAAAGAACTTGAAAAACCAGCGAAACCACTTACAGTTTTAGAAACGCACGGCTATACGGTGGGTCACACTCTTGGCCACGGTTCGTATGCGACAGTCAAATCTGCATTCTCGTCGAAACACAAGGCGCAAGTAGCAATTAAAGTTATCTCAAAGAAAAAAGCCCCTACAGATTTCCTGGAGAAGTTTCTTCCTCGTGAAATAGAGGTGGTGAAAATTCTCCGAAACCCGAATGTAGTCTGCTTCTTACAATCCATCGAAACGACAAGCCGCGTGTATTTGATCATGGAATTGTGCACCCACGGCGACTTACTCGACATGATACGCAAGCAAGGTTTTATCAAGGAACCACAGGCAGCTCAGTGGTTTCACCAACTTGCGGGAGGAATCAAGTACTGTCATTCCAAAGGCGTGGTGCATCGGGATTTAAAATGTGAGAATTTGCTGCTGGACGGtcgattgaatttgaaagtgacagACTTCGGTTTTGCCCGTTCGAGTATGGTATCGAAGCCCGGAGGGCAGAAGATACTCAGCGAGACTTACTGCGGTAGTTACGCGTACGCACCACCAGAAATATTAAAAGGATCTCCCTACGAAGCGGTCTTAGCGGATATCTGGAGCATGGGAGTAATACTGTTCACAATG GTGTTCGGGCGTCTGCCGTTTGACGACAGCGACCATAGAACGCTTCTGAAACAGGTCCAAAGCCCGGTTGATTATCCGGCCAACTCGCAAGTACCCGTCGATTGTCGTCTGTTGATTTCCAAGATTCTAACGGGCAGACGACAAAGAGCCCGAATGGTAGACATCGAGAAAGACCCATGGTTTCGTCGTGTAGCGCCACAAATTCCGGAAAAATCGAAAACTCCAACTCCAGCGTCAGAGTCGACGCCTAACACCGAGAAATGA